A section of the Metabacillus endolithicus genome encodes:
- the coxB gene encoding cytochrome c oxidase subunit II: MRKWLTKWRLFSLFAVMTLVLAGCGEPFLSTLKPAGEVADMQYDIMVLSTLVMVVVIAIVTVIFIYVVMKFRRSKMGEDNIPVQVEGNHKLEIIWTVIPILLLLVLAVPVVSATFKLAEVDAIDDENRKPEDAIVVNVRANLYWWEFEYPDYGIVTSQDLVVPTDERVYFNLIASDVKHSFWIPSIGGKMDTNVDNVNQMWLKFDSARADQAGEYFYGKCAELCGPSHGLMDFKVKAISRDEFDQWISGMENANAVASTDLAKQGEQLFEEKGCIACHAVSPTDERPAAARTAPNLATFGERARVAGVLEHNAENVRAWLEDPEAYKPGNKMTGTYPELNDQELDALTEYLMGLKVSSN, from the coding sequence ATGAGAAAATGGCTGACAAAATGGCGTCTGTTTTCACTTTTCGCAGTTATGACGCTTGTCTTAGCCGGCTGCGGTGAACCGTTTCTTTCCACGCTTAAACCTGCTGGTGAAGTAGCGGATATGCAGTACGACATCATGGTATTAAGTACTTTAGTTATGGTCGTCGTTATTGCAATCGTAACGGTAATCTTCATTTATGTTGTAATGAAATTCCGTAGAAGCAAAATGGGAGAAGACAACATTCCTGTACAAGTTGAAGGGAATCATAAGCTAGAAATCATTTGGACTGTTATTCCTATTTTGTTACTTCTTGTCTTAGCTGTGCCTGTGGTATCTGCAACATTTAAACTTGCAGAGGTGGATGCTATCGATGATGAGAACCGTAAACCAGAAGACGCGATCGTTGTTAATGTTCGTGCAAATCTATACTGGTGGGAATTTGAATATCCTGATTACGGAATAGTTACGAGTCAAGATTTAGTCGTTCCAACTGATGAGAGAGTTTACTTTAACTTGATTGCTTCTGATGTTAAGCACTCATTCTGGATTCCATCAATTGGTGGAAAGATGGATACGAACGTAGACAATGTAAACCAAATGTGGTTAAAGTTTGATTCAGCAAGAGCTGACCAAGCTGGTGAGTATTTCTATGGTAAATGTGCTGAACTTTGTGGACCTTCACACGGATTAATGGACTTTAAAGTAAAAGCTATTTCCAGAGACGAATTTGACCAGTGGATCTCTGGCATGGAAAATGCTAATGCAGTTGCATCAACTGATTTAGCAAAACAAGGTGAGCAATTATTTGAAGAAAAAGGATGTATTGCTTGTCATGCTGTTTCTCCTACTGATGAGAGACCAGCAGCTGCAAGAACTGCTCCTAACTTAGCGACATTTGGAGAGCGTGCTCGTGTAGCAGGTGTTCTTGAACACAATGCTGAGAACGTTCGTGCTTGGTTAGAAGATCCTGAAGCATACAAGCCAGGAAATAAAATGACTGGTACTTATCCAGAATTGAATGATCAAGAGTTGGATGCTCTAACTGAATATTTAATGGGACTTAAAGTCTCAAGTAATTAA
- the ytvI gene encoding sporulation integral membrane protein YtvI — translation MTTILNKRILLTIVSIIIVGVILFYILPISVPLIVAFITALFLEPAIRLLQRRGTLNRHLSVLIVFLLFLILISVSGYILTTKVVGEVVQIADNAPSYINEITKVWENFEDDISNTAQDLPPIFVEEVSNQVTNFLQKTRLELTSSVNIENVKAIFTNIPNYLVNLIVYLIALFLFMLELPRLKTKAYSYLTDKTAEKVTFMISRLTYVVMGFIKAQFLVSIIIFVVSLIGLLFIAPEIALIMSLIIWIIDVIPLIGSIIIMGPWTLYHLVTGDMAIAAKLGVLTIILLVIRRTIEPKVMGTHIGLSPLATLISMYLGLKLFGVLGFFIGPMILIVYNSAREAGLIKIKFKL, via the coding sequence TTGACCACTATTTTAAACAAAAGAATTCTCTTAACAATTGTATCAATTATCATTGTGGGTGTAATCCTATTTTACATTCTACCAATTTCTGTTCCACTGATTGTCGCTTTTATTACTGCCCTATTTCTTGAACCAGCTATCCGGTTGCTTCAGCGGAGAGGAACATTAAACAGACACTTATCAGTTTTAATAGTGTTTTTGTTATTTCTAATTCTCATAAGTGTTAGTGGTTATATCTTAACCACTAAGGTAGTTGGAGAGGTTGTTCAAATAGCAGATAATGCTCCATCCTATATAAATGAGATTACAAAGGTTTGGGAAAACTTTGAAGATGATATTTCTAATACCGCTCAAGATCTTCCACCAATCTTTGTTGAAGAGGTTAGTAACCAAGTAACAAACTTTTTACAAAAAACCAGATTAGAATTAACAAGCTCTGTAAACATTGAGAATGTAAAGGCAATTTTTACAAACATACCAAACTATTTAGTAAATTTAATCGTTTATTTAATTGCTCTTTTTTTATTTATGCTGGAGTTACCTAGATTAAAAACAAAAGCATACTCTTATTTAACAGATAAAACAGCTGAAAAAGTAACTTTTATGATTTCCCGCTTAACTTACGTTGTGATGGGATTTATCAAAGCACAATTTTTAGTTAGTATTATCATTTTTGTTGTATCTTTAATTGGTTTATTGTTTATTGCACCTGAAATTGCACTAATTATGTCTTTAATTATCTGGATTATTGATGTAATCCCATTAATAGGATCCATTATTATTATGGGACCATGGACTCTATATCATTTGGTTACTGGTGATATGGCAATAGCAGCAAAACTCGGTGTTTTAACCATAATCCTTTTAGTTATTAGAAGAACCATTGAACCAAAGGTAATGGGAACTCATATTGGATTATCTCCTCTTGCCACATTAATTTCCATGTATTTAGGGTTAAAATTATTTGGTGTGCTTGGATTTTTCATTGGTCCAATGATCTTAATTGTTTACAATTCAGCAAGAGAAGCAGGTTTAATCAAAATTAAATTTAAATTATAA
- the ctaE gene encoding cytochrome c oxidase subunit III, translated as MASVEEKLTAENFPASPEKSTLEGKNKFTGFWLFLGGETVLFATLFATFLALRESTAGGATTQELFEIPLVFAATMLLLTSSLTSVYAMYHMKNFNFGKMQLWLIITVLLGLAFLILEIYEFNHYVHEFEFTITSSALGSSFYTLVGTHGLHVAFGLLWITTLIVRNAKRGLSLYNAPKYYVASLYWHFIDVVWVFIFTVVYLMGMVG; from the coding sequence ATGGCATCTGTTGAAGAAAAATTAACAGCAGAAAATTTCCCTGCTTCGCCTGAAAAGTCAACCCTTGAAGGCAAAAATAAATTTACTGGCTTTTGGTTATTCCTTGGTGGAGAGACAGTACTCTTTGCAACTCTTTTTGCAACATTCTTAGCTTTAAGAGAATCTACTGCAGGTGGGGCTACCACACAAGAGTTATTTGAAATTCCTCTTGTATTTGCAGCAACGATGTTACTTTTAACATCAAGTTTAACTAGTGTATATGCAATGTACCATATGAAAAACTTCAATTTTGGTAAAATGCAACTTTGGTTAATCATTACTGTTCTATTAGGATTGGCATTCCTGATTTTGGAAATTTATGAGTTTAATCATTATGTCCATGAATTTGAATTCACAATTACTAGTAGTGCACTTGGATCTTCTTTCTACACGCTAGTAGGAACACACGGACTTCACGTTGCTTTTGGTCTATTATGGATTACTACCTTAATTGTTCGAAATGCAAAACGTGGCTTAAGTTTGTATAATGCACCTAAATATTATGTTGCAAGTTTATATTGGCACTTTATTGATGTTGTTTGGGTGTTCATTTTCACTGTTGTATACTTAATGGGAATGGTGGGATAA
- the cyoE gene encoding heme o synthase, which yields MADTKVLDEAAIKHHSNDIRETTLWKDFLSLIKVGIVNSNAITTFTGIWLALYFSGKGFLANIDVVLFTLLGSSLVIAGSCAINNYYDRDIDHLMERTKERPTVTGKMNPMHALWIGIFLLTVGFALMLMTTITATIISLVGVVTYIFLYTMWSKRLYTINTVIGSVSGAVPPLIGWAAIDSNLSVMAWVLFLIMFIWQPPHFLALAMRRTEEYRAANIPMLPVVHGFDVTKRQIMVWVACLIPLPFYLYELGVGFLILATILNIGWVIIGIKGFKNKEIEMKWATKMFVYSINYLTILFVSMVLFTII from the coding sequence TTGGCAGATACAAAAGTTTTGGATGAGGCTGCAATTAAGCATCATTCAAATGATATACGTGAGACGACACTCTGGAAGGATTTCCTTTCATTAATTAAAGTAGGGATTGTTAACTCAAATGCAATAACTACCTTTACTGGTATTTGGCTTGCTCTCTACTTTAGTGGTAAAGGATTCCTAGCTAATATTGATGTCGTACTATTTACATTACTTGGTTCTTCGTTAGTAATCGCTGGATCCTGTGCAATTAATAATTATTATGACAGGGATATTGATCATTTAATGGAAAGAACAAAGGAACGTCCAACTGTTACTGGAAAAATGAATCCAATGCATGCATTGTGGATTGGAATCTTTCTGTTAACTGTAGGATTTGCATTAATGCTTATGACAACGATCACTGCGACAATTATTTCGTTGGTAGGGGTTGTTACTTATATCTTTTTGTATACAATGTGGTCTAAGCGTTTATATACCATTAATACTGTTATTGGAAGTGTTTCAGGTGCTGTCCCGCCTTTAATTGGATGGGCGGCAATTGACTCTAACTTAAGTGTTATGGCATGGGTACTATTTTTAATTATGTTCATTTGGCAACCACCACATTTTTTAGCCTTAGCAATGAGAAGAACAGAAGAGTATCGAGCTGCTAATATTCCGATGCTTCCTGTTGTTCATGGGTTTGATGTTACGAAACGTCAAATTATGGTATGGGTTGCATGCTTAATACCATTGCCATTTTACTTATATGAGCTTGGTGTAGGATTTCTGATTCTAGCAACCATTCTTAATATTGGGTGGGTAATAATTGGAATCAAAGGCTTTAAAAATAAAGAAATTGAAATGAAATGGGCAACTAAAATGTTCGTCTATTCAATTAACTACTTAACAATTTTGTTTGTATCAATGGTGTTATTCACCATTATCTAA
- a CDS encoding CAP domain-containing protein, with protein MERKDAGLPPLQTNWELSRVARFKSKDMKELNYFSHDSPTYGSPFTMINNFKISFQTAAENLAAGQRTPKEVVNAWMNSPGHRANILKKEVSEIGVGYVNGGKYGHYWTQMFISR; from the coding sequence CTGGAAAGGAAGGATGCTGGTCTCCCACCATTACAGACCAATTGGGAGCTTTCCAGGGTTGCAAGATTTAAATCAAAGGACATGAAAGAGTTGAACTATTTTAGCCATGATTCACCAACATATGGCTCTCCCTTTACGATGATTAATAACTTTAAAATTTCTTTCCAAACAGCAGCTGAAAACTTAGCAGCAGGTCAGAGAACCCCAAAAGAAGTAGTAAATGCATGGATGAACAGTCCTGGACACCGTGCTAATATACTTAAAAAGGAAGTTTCGGAAATTGGGGTAGGGTATGTTAATGGAGGTAAGTATGGCCACTATTGGACACAAATGTTTATTAGCAGGTAA
- the ctaF gene encoding cytochrome c oxidase subunit IVB: MANNHNSTNPKVDLAYRRKKNAEDMKHQVVTFGMMIFLTIVAFIAVGYDGIAEWFKIPFIITLAVIQVIFQLYYFMHMSHKGHETPALFLFSGVGVAGLTVLAFVTIIWW, encoded by the coding sequence ATGGCAAATAATCATAATTCAACAAACCCTAAAGTAGATCTTGCTTATCGTCGTAAAAAAAATGCAGAGGATATGAAACATCAGGTTGTAACATTTGGCATGATGATTTTCTTAACAATTGTCGCATTTATTGCTGTAGGATATGATGGAATTGCTGAATGGTTCAAGATTCCTTTTATCATTACTCTTGCGGTTATTCAAGTCATTTTCCAGCTTTACTACTTTATGCATATGAGTCATAAAGGACATGAAACTCCAGCATTATTTCTTTTTTCAGGTGTAGGCGTTGCTGGCTTAACAGTTTTAGCTTTCGTTACGATCATTTGGTGGTAA
- a CDS encoding GNAT family N-acetyltransferase translates to MIEILTNRLMIVPCSLDIAKSLVFHRKELDKRSPIEIPKSWPSSYVRGFLPFYIESLEKKEKESECGLWMIIMYEDKKIIGDILMQGNPSKEGKIHLCYHVEDKTLDETIAYEAVDAFIDWLTYQMSVKKVVMECEMNETHSIRLFEKLGFICKEKEGQFLMWEIQKDE, encoded by the coding sequence TTGATTGAAATTTTAACAAACCGGTTAATGATTGTTCCATGTTCACTTGATATTGCAAAATCATTAGTATTTCATCGAAAAGAATTAGATAAACGTTCACCAATTGAAATTCCAAAAAGCTGGCCATCTTCTTATGTGCGAGGATTTTTACCTTTCTATATTGAAAGTTTAGAAAAGAAGGAAAAAGAATCTGAATGCGGATTGTGGATGATCATTATGTATGAAGATAAGAAAATTATTGGTGATATTTTAATGCAAGGAAATCCTTCTAAAGAAGGGAAAATTCATCTTTGTTATCATGTTGAAGATAAGACTTTAGATGAAACAATTGCATATGAAGCAGTTGATGCTTTTATTGATTGGCTAACGTATCAAATGTCTGTTAAGAAGGTTGTGATGGAGTGTGAGATGAATGAAACACATTCGATTAGACTATTTGAAAAGCTCGGTTTTATCTGCAAAGAAAAAGAAGGCCAGTTTTTAATGTGGGAAATCCAAAAAGATGAATAG
- the ctaG gene encoding cytochrome c oxidase assembly factor CtaG codes for MSFDIFGFRALWSPYFFIVLLVIVAIYFLIIGPWRTKFKDSSPVSNKQKLLFVTAILFIYISKGSPVDLLGHIMFSAHMTQMAILYLVVPPFIILGVPDWLWRSIIYRPVIKPIMKVLTNPIIALIVFNGVFSLYHVPLVFDFVKTDSLYHAIMTTAIFIGAMCMWWPLLNTLSDWKSLTGIKKVGYIFADGVLLTPACALIIFANDPLYLTYSEPQAWINALQLCVPADMLSGLNLTGPDMFNTLPLVEDQQLGGVLMKIIQEIVYGTILAYIFFKWAGNERRRDELELKKNLSPEPVK; via the coding sequence ATGAGCTTTGATATATTTGGATTTCGTGCCTTGTGGAGTCCGTATTTTTTCATTGTTTTACTTGTGATTGTAGCCATCTATTTTTTGATCATTGGACCTTGGCGAACTAAGTTTAAAGATAGTTCTCCTGTTTCAAATAAACAAAAATTACTTTTTGTCACGGCTATACTGTTTATCTATATTAGTAAAGGAAGTCCTGTTGATCTTCTTGGGCACATTATGTTTAGTGCTCATATGACACAGATGGCAATATTATATTTAGTTGTACCCCCATTTATTATTTTGGGAGTACCGGATTGGCTATGGAGATCAATAATATATCGTCCAGTAATAAAGCCTATAATGAAAGTATTAACAAATCCAATAATAGCTTTAATTGTATTTAATGGAGTTTTTTCACTTTATCATGTTCCGCTAGTTTTCGATTTTGTGAAAACTGATTCATTGTATCACGCGATCATGACGACAGCTATTTTCATCGGTGCTATGTGTATGTGGTGGCCGTTATTAAATACATTATCAGATTGGAAATCGCTTACAGGTATAAAAAAAGTAGGATATATTTTTGCTGATGGAGTTTTATTAACACCTGCATGTGCACTTATTATTTTTGCTAATGATCCACTTTATTTAACTTATTCCGAGCCACAAGCATGGATTAATGCATTACAATTATGTGTTCCAGCTGATATGCTATCTGGATTAAATCTTACAGGTCCTGATATGTTTAATACATTACCACTTGTTGAGGATCAACAGCTTGGCGGAGTGTTGATGAAAATCATCCAAGAAATTGTTTATGGGACAATTCTTGCTTATATCTTTTTTAAATGGGCAGGTAATGAGAGACGAAGAGATGAACTTGAGTTGAAAAAGAACCTGTCTCCAGAACCAGTAAAATAA
- a CDS encoding YugN family protein: MKIEGTGLEGITIDLARLDEIMDDLGLVRAGQWDYERATYDRKIEAKGDIYYLRVPAYAVEGDVGGRHAVMKLITPLLGKHYYPHGVEYGEGEVFPSAVVDTSKNLLKRLSEELKKVQ, from the coding sequence ATGAAAATTGAAGGCACTGGTTTAGAGGGAATTACAATAGATCTTGCACGTTTAGATGAGATAATGGACGATCTTGGGTTAGTAAGAGCGGGACAATGGGATTATGAGCGTGCTACCTACGATCGTAAGATTGAAGCTAAAGGGGATATCTACTATCTACGTGTTCCTGCTTATGCTGTTGAAGGAGATGTTGGAGGACGTCATGCTGTTATGAAGCTTATTACTCCTCTTTTAGGCAAGCACTACTATCCTCACGGTGTTGAGTACGGTGAAGGAGAAGTATTTCCATCAGCTGTAGTCGATACTAGTAAAAATCTATTAAAAAGATTATCTGAAGAATTAAAAAAGGTTCAGTAA
- a CDS encoding DUF420 domain-containing protein, giving the protein MNTSLPILPTISTSFIVISAIFVAIGWYLIKQRKIEAHMKVMFLAAISAIIFFVIYASRTIFIGNTAFGGPDELKIYYTIFLIFHITLATIGAVLGIISLITGYKKNYAKHRKLGPVTSIVWFFTAITGVAVYLLLYVFYHGGETTSVIKAILGF; this is encoded by the coding sequence ATGAATACATCACTACCGATTTTACCAACAATAAGTACCTCCTTTATCGTTATTAGTGCGATTTTTGTAGCAATTGGTTGGTACCTAATTAAACAACGAAAAATTGAAGCACATATGAAGGTAATGTTTTTAGCAGCTATATCAGCTATCATTTTCTTTGTTATATATGCTTCTCGCACGATTTTTATCGGCAATACAGCTTTCGGTGGACCAGATGAGTTAAAGATTTATTATACAATTTTTCTTATCTTCCATATAACATTAGCAACAATTGGAGCTGTACTAGGTATTATTTCTTTAATTACTGGTTATAAAAAGAACTATGCAAAACATCGAAAACTTGGTCCGGTAACAAGTATTGTTTGGTTTTTTACAGCCATCACTGGTGTTGCAGTTTATTTACTTTTATATGTTTTTTATCACGGTGGAGAAACAACGTCAGTCATTAAAGCAATCTTAGGGTTTTAA